In Gopherus flavomarginatus isolate rGopFla2 chromosome 1, rGopFla2.mat.asm, whole genome shotgun sequence, a single genomic region encodes these proteins:
- the LOC127047473 gene encoding olfactory receptor 52B2-like, translated as MMPADNHTFFAPVTYILAGIPGMEESHVWISIPFCLMYIVTLFGNSLLLFIILTEQSLHQPMYLFVSMLAAVDLLLSITAVPKMLAVFWFGAGEISFAACLTQMFFIHVSFIAESAILLAMAFDRYVAICDPLRYTIILTKSVTGKMGLAVVTRSFCFIFPVIFLVKQLKFCGTNLLPHTYCEYDDIARLACNDSTVNFWYGTVVATLVIGLDAVLIAVSYGLILRAVFQLPSKDARLKALRTCGSHLCVILMFYTPAFLPIFAHRFGQIVPGYILILLANLYVLIPPMLNPIIYGVTRKEILKWVIYVFHRWCRRSSLLS; from the coding sequence ATGATGCCAGCTGACAATCACACCTTTTTTGCCCCCGTGACCTACATCCTGGCTGGTATCCCAGGTATGGAGGAGtctcatgtctggatctccatccccttctgtctGATGTATATTGTGACACTTTTTGGGAACTCTCTCCTACTATTCATCATACTAACAGAACAAAGCCTCCATCAGCCCATGTATCTATTCGTGTCCATGCTGGCTGCTGTTGATCTGCTGTTATCTATCACAGCagtgcccaagatgctggctgtattctggtttggagcaggggaaatttcttttgctgcctgcctgacccagatgttcttcatccatgtcAGTTTTATTGCTGAGTCGGccatcctgctggccatggcgtttgaTCGGTACGTTGCCATCTGCGACCCCCTGAGATACACCATCATACTAACCAAGTCTGTGACCGGGAAGATGGGGCTGGCAGTtgtcacaagaagtttctgtttcattttccccGTCATCTTTCTCGTGAAGCAGCTGAAGTTCTGCGgaaccaacctcctgcctcacaccTATTGTGAATACGATGACATAGCCCGGCTGGCCTGCAACGACAGCACAGTCAATTTCTGGTATGGTACAGTTGTGGCTACTTTAGTAATTGGCTTGGATGCTGTGCTCATTGCTGTATCTTATGGGCTGATCCTCAGGGCCGTTTTCCAACTCCCATCGAAGGACGCCCGGCTCAAGGCTCTCCGCACCTGCGGCTCCCACCTCTGTGTCATACTGATGTTCTACACACCAGCCTTTTTACCCATTTTTGCACATCGATTTGGGCAAATCGTCCCAGGTTATATTCTCATCCTACTGGCCAACCTCTATGTGCTCattccccccatgttaaaccccatcatttatgGGGTGACCAGAAAAGAGATCCTGAAATGGGTGATCTATGTGTTTCATCGATGGTGCAGGAGAagctccctgctgagctaa